A DNA window from Selenomonas sp. oral taxon 126 contains the following coding sequences:
- a CDS encoding ParB/RepB/Spo0J family partition protein has product MKKQNPGLIAKLLNKNSQPIGQGVHNGHPVEEIILRDVHDLVPNPKNAFYSTDNIEELAAMIDLTQRIEPLIVKPHPDEEGKFMILSGHRRRLAQLYRLEHGTTNDPRVPTIVREVVNPLEGVITLHEMEILNIVFPNKGSRRNLSPTEEAAEILYIKPIIRKIYDQQKASGEVTGKFRTFFASVLGISETTLQRKESIGKLSDAAKEAVEDGRMTATAAAELSSLSADAQDDALAVIDEEGMRPTVQAIKDQKRPQEQPVETILEEVEGQERLPIAEKQDKDSVEDSTETVPPPLNSTISSSDHMTNEEASEILVKLKIELGKKDRHREVIALTMAQNALCSLDDWMI; this is encoded by the coding sequence ATGAAAAAGCAGAATCCGGGGCTTATTGCAAAGCTCCTCAATAAGAACTCACAGCCGATCGGGCAGGGTGTTCATAATGGACACCCTGTCGAAGAAATCATTCTGCGAGACGTGCATGATCTTGTACCGAATCCGAAAAATGCGTTCTACAGTACAGATAACATCGAGGAACTTGCTGCAATGATCGATCTTACGCAGCGGATCGAGCCGCTGATTGTGAAGCCGCATCCGGATGAAGAAGGAAAGTTCATGATTCTCAGCGGGCATCGACGTCGCCTTGCACAGCTCTATCGCCTTGAGCATGGCACGACGAATGATCCGCGTGTGCCGACGATCGTTCGGGAAGTTGTGAACCCGCTGGAAGGTGTCATTACGTTACACGAGATGGAAATACTGAACATTGTGTTTCCAAACAAGGGATCACGGCGCAATCTTTCCCCCACGGAAGAAGCGGCAGAGATTTTATACATCAAGCCGATCATTCGGAAAATTTACGACCAACAGAAAGCGTCAGGGGAGGTCACAGGGAAATTCCGGACATTTTTTGCAAGTGTCTTGGGCATATCCGAAACGACGCTGCAGCGCAAAGAATCTATTGGTAAGTTATCCGATGCGGCAAAAGAGGCCGTCGAGGATGGACGTATGACAGCGACCGCCGCTGCCGAATTGTCAAGCCTGTCTGCAGATGCACAGGATGACGCTCTTGCCGTAATCGATGAGGAAGGGATGCGCCCGACCGTTCAGGCGATTAAGGATCAGAAACGACCGCAGGAGCAGCCTGTTGAAACAATTCTTGAAGAAGTGGAAGGACAGGAGCGGTTGCCGATCGCAGAGAAACAGGACAAGGATTCCGTCGAGGATTCCACCGAAACCGTCCCGCCTCCGCTTAATTCTACGATTTCGAGTAGCGACCACATGACGAATGAGGAAGCGTCTGAAATCCTTGTAAAACTGAAAATTGAACTTGGGAAAAAGGATCGCCACAGAGAAGTTATTGCACTCACAATGGCACAAAACGCCCTGTGCTCACTGGATGATTGGATGATTTGA
- a CDS encoding DUF1850 domain-containing protein: MRAYAIALLAAFALVAFDILSAPALFMQADGTKTVLVRQIRDEVPLTIHFIHSVQKTPVEEFLTAHADGHFHLTGTRYQSHGVGLPFLPEEGTFRQEGDYFVLDMDRDYSKLSLRTGVGTELVIEAGGQRIPVYEMYPVGTRIDLVVAPLYAYLF; encoded by the coding sequence ATGAGAGCGTATGCGATAGCGCTGCTTGCGGCGTTTGCGCTCGTCGCGTTCGACATCCTGAGCGCGCCCGCGCTCTTTATGCAGGCGGACGGGACGAAGACCGTGCTCGTGCGCCAGATCCGCGATGAGGTGCCGCTGACGATTCATTTCATCCACTCCGTGCAGAAGACCCCCGTCGAGGAGTTCCTGACCGCGCACGCGGACGGACACTTTCACCTCACGGGTACGCGTTATCAGTCGCACGGCGTGGGGTTGCCCTTCCTCCCCGAGGAGGGGACATTTCGGCAGGAGGGGGACTACTTCGTCCTCGATATGGATCGCGACTACAGCAAGCTGAGCCTCCGTACGGGCGTCGGCACGGAGCTCGTGATCGAGGCGGGCGGGCAGCGCATCCCCGTCTACGAGATGTACCCCGTCGGCACGCGCATCGACCTCGTCGTTGCGCCGCTCTACGCCTACTTGTTTTGA
- a CDS encoding TAXI family TRAP transporter solute-binding subunit produces INIGTGGAAGTYHPIGTAMAEILTQEIYGTEANAQNTGASVVNLKMLGDGTLDLATVQNDIAYYAANGTEMFKDEKVEGLKGIAALYPETCQFVTLRSSDITSIADLKGKRVAVGVVGSGVEANARQILAAYGVTYDDIDEQFLSFAQGARALKDGSVDAAILTAGYPTASVQDVVAQNPIRLLPVEEEIADELIAQYPFYTKTVIPAGTYAGFDEDVESVSVMAMLAAGPTVNAELGYKITKALFTHLDRLRAAHPVGKQITRETVKDGMSLPMHEGAEKYFNEK; encoded by the coding sequence CCATCAACATTGGCACGGGCGGCGCGGCAGGGACATACCACCCCATCGGTACTGCGATGGCTGAGATCCTGACCCAGGAGATCTACGGCACGGAGGCGAACGCGCAGAACACGGGTGCGTCCGTGGTGAACCTCAAAATGCTCGGCGACGGCACACTCGACCTCGCGACGGTACAAAACGACATCGCCTACTACGCCGCGAACGGCACGGAGATGTTCAAGGATGAAAAGGTGGAGGGGCTCAAGGGCATCGCCGCGCTCTATCCCGAGACGTGCCAGTTCGTGACGCTCCGATCCTCGGACATCACGAGCATCGCGGATCTCAAAGGGAAGCGCGTTGCGGTCGGTGTGGTCGGCTCAGGCGTCGAGGCGAATGCGCGGCAGATCCTCGCGGCGTACGGCGTTACCTACGATGACATCGACGAACAGTTCCTCTCGTTCGCCCAGGGGGCGCGTGCGCTCAAGGATGGCAGTGTGGATGCAGCAATCCTTACGGCGGGCTATCCAACGGCATCCGTGCAGGACGTCGTCGCGCAGAATCCGATCCGCCTCCTGCCCGTCGAGGAGGAGATTGCGGATGAGTTGATTGCGCAGTACCCGTTCTACACGAAGACCGTCATCCCTGCGGGGACGTATGCGGGATTTGACGAGGACGTGGAAAGCGTCTCCGTCATGGCGATGCTCGCCGCGGGGCCCACGGTGAACGCCGAGTTGGGGTACAAGATCACAAAGGCGCTCTTTACGCATCTCGACCGCCTGCGGGCGGCACATCCCGTCGGCAAGCAGATCACGCGCGAGACAGTGAAGGACGGCATGTCCCTGCCGATGCACGAAGGCGCAGAGAAGTATTTCAACGAAAAGTAG
- a CDS encoding ParA family protein: protein MKTISLINKKGGVGKTTITVNLAYALAESCDLRVLVVDNDDQGNATQFFDVHPERTIADVLTGALPIRAAIASTRYPTIDLLPSDERLLDANVTVIKDENIVQQSILGNALRSIDDEYDICLIDNPPTINASVINALTASDDVIIVTTPDLYGIRGVEQMITYIEAIKADYNPALHFRGCLLNKFSPTPHGFRVLAKMRKDIPLFTTRIRYTKDKPEASAEEHRSIYEYSPTCGFALDLVRFLKELLEMEGEV, encoded by the coding sequence ATGAAAACCATATCCCTCATCAACAAAAAGGGCGGCGTAGGAAAGACGACGATTACGGTCAATCTTGCCTATGCTCTTGCGGAGAGCTGCGATCTGCGCGTCTTGGTTGTCGATAACGACGATCAAGGCAACGCGACGCAGTTTTTTGACGTGCATCCGGAGCGGACGATTGCAGATGTCTTGACCGGCGCACTGCCGATCCGTGCTGCAATCGCATCGACCAGGTATCCGACAATCGATCTTCTCCCGAGTGATGAGCGGTTGCTTGACGCCAATGTGACGGTTATCAAGGACGAGAACATCGTGCAGCAATCCATTCTTGGAAATGCGCTGCGCAGCATCGATGACGAATATGATATTTGTCTGATCGATAATCCCCCGACGATCAACGCGTCTGTTATCAACGCATTGACGGCCAGCGATGACGTAATCATCGTGACAACACCCGATCTGTACGGTATTCGCGGTGTCGAACAGATGATTACGTACATTGAAGCAATCAAAGCAGACTACAATCCTGCGCTGCATTTTCGTGGATGTCTTCTCAATAAGTTTTCCCCCACGCCGCACGGCTTTCGTGTTCTTGCAAAAATGCGCAAGGATATTCCGTTGTTTACAACACGCATCCGCTATACGAAGGATAAGCCGGAAGCATCGGCAGAGGAACACAGGAGTATCTATGAATATTCGCCGACATGTGGCTTTGCACTTGACCTTGTACGATTTCTGAAGGAACTCCTTGAGATGGAGGGGGAAGTCTGA
- a CDS encoding MCP four helix bundle domain-containing protein, whose translation MGQRMPIGLQLTGLVGSVIALMIVLLAVVLYEFKSSSADYQHLLSVTVKNSITLLEAEDDFHQGLSEVRGYIITRDANRATDTENALKKADELIGVFADNAVNADAKARGEELRKAVHDYTEKTKNIIALYQRNDIEAATAAATELRKKTDEIDALFSKAAEIQTTVQEQQLEKLNDNVDHIFIIVLVISIVGIIGIGVAATWYARRLASRLVKLRGEVGKLGKLDLSFQGSRATWNDEIGDMANELLEMKDALHHIVRSIQTEADSLSNASSDLS comes from the coding sequence ATGGGACAGCGAATGCCCATCGGGCTGCAGCTCACGGGGCTGGTCGGCAGTGTCATTGCACTGATGATCGTCCTGCTTGCCGTCGTTCTCTATGAATTCAAGTCATCAAGTGCGGACTATCAGCATCTGCTCTCGGTCACGGTCAAGAACAGCATTACACTGCTCGAGGCGGAGGACGACTTCCATCAGGGACTGAGCGAGGTGCGCGGCTACATCATCACACGCGACGCGAACCGTGCGACGGATACGGAGAACGCGCTCAAGAAGGCAGACGAACTCATCGGTGTCTTTGCCGACAATGCGGTCAACGCCGACGCGAAGGCACGCGGCGAGGAACTGCGCAAGGCGGTACACGACTATACAGAGAAGACGAAGAACATCATCGCCCTCTACCAGCGCAACGACATCGAGGCGGCGACGGCAGCAGCCACGGAACTCCGCAAGAAGACGGACGAGATCGACGCGCTCTTTAGCAAGGCGGCAGAGATTCAGACCACCGTACAGGAGCAGCAGCTTGAGAAGCTGAATGACAACGTCGATCACATCTTTATCATCGTGCTCGTCATCAGCATTGTCGGCATCATCGGTATCGGTGTCGCCGCCACATGGTACGCACGCCGTCTCGCCAGTCGTCTCGTCAAACTGCGCGGCGAAGTCGGCAAGCTCGGAAAACTCGACCTCTCCTTCCAGGGCTCGCGTGCAACATGGAACGACGAGATCGGCGATATGGCAAACGAGCTGCTTGAGATGAAGGATGCGCTTCACCACATCGTCCGCTCGATCCAGACCGAGGCGGACAGCCTCTCCAATGCAAGCAGCGACCTCTC
- a CDS encoding transcriptional regulator → MIKPTEFVNYVDRLPDDCVESMTDGEVHFHLPHPGHITCPFCSSTHIGVHQYRPQVLRGIPGATKRYVYNRRRYRCHDCGKTFVEESPFLASFQRRIGNRLRQIRARKKLSQREVIESIGIPFHLYVKYEDDVEPEIPSTLVAMKIAECLGTDVLDIWGDQLK, encoded by the coding sequence ATGATAAAGCCCACGGAGTTTGTCAACTATGTTGATAGACTCCCTGATGATTGTGTGGAGAGCATGACGGATGGAGAGGTACATTTTCATCTGCCGCATCCGGGGCATATCACCTGCCCTTTTTGCAGCTCAACCCATATCGGCGTACATCAATACCGTCCACAGGTGTTGCGTGGAATCCCGGGGGCGACTAAGAGATACGTTTACAATCGGCGACGCTATCGTTGCCACGATTGCGGGAAGACGTTTGTAGAGGAGAGTCCTTTTCTTGCTTCTTTCCAACGTCGTATTGGAAACCGTCTGCGGCAGATTCGGGCACGAAAGAAACTGTCACAGCGAGAGGTCATAGAATCGATCGGCATTCCATTTCATCTGTATGTCAAATATGAGGATGATGTCGAGCCGGAGATTCCGTCAACATTGGTTGCTATGAAAATAGCTGAATGCCTCGGCACAGATGTGCTTGATATATGGGGAGATCAGCTAAAGTGA
- a CDS encoding gamma carbonic anhydrase family protein, with translation MFTFKGDGFPSFHGITPQIHEEAFVAPQVFLSGDVRVGQYASLWPGVVARGDVNYISVGASSNIQDLTCLHVADDNPCIIGDYVTVGHSACVHGCEIEDHVLIGMGAIVLTGAKIGRGSIIAAGAVVKENAVIPPNSLVAGVPAKIVRENIDRIATIHAQALKYKCEWAVEYGVYPEIGGERYGGEQVI, from the coding sequence ATGTTTACATTCAAAGGGGACGGATTCCCCAGTTTTCACGGCATCACCCCGCAGATTCACGAGGAGGCGTTCGTCGCCCCGCAGGTCTTCCTCTCGGGCGATGTGCGCGTCGGGCAGTATGCGAGCCTCTGGCCGGGCGTCGTTGCGCGCGGCGATGTCAACTACATCTCTGTCGGCGCCAGCTCGAACATACAGGATCTCACCTGTCTGCACGTTGCGGACGACAATCCGTGCATCATCGGGGACTATGTGACCGTCGGGCACAGCGCATGCGTCCACGGCTGCGAGATCGAGGATCACGTCCTCATCGGCATGGGGGCGATCGTGCTGACAGGCGCAAAGATCGGGCGCGGTTCGATCATCGCGGCGGGCGCGGTGGTCAAGGAGAACGCCGTCATTCCGCCGAACTCCCTCGTTGCAGGCGTGCCCGCGAAGATTGTGCGCGAGAATATCGACCGCATTGCGACGATCCACGCACAGGCGCTCAAGTACAAATGCGAGTGGGCGGTCGAGTACGGCGTCTATCCCGAGATCGGCGGGGAGCGCTACGGCGGCGAGCAGGTCATCTGA
- a CDS encoding YwqG family protein, whose translation MNIEALTTQMQERAAAYAAQHDTALNDEIIALGRSVPAAERTAAIAGLLAQAYIEERSFFDAAKTLSEVTPAERDGLWHYRMGYALYFYAVNRSPQLAILRLARTFLERAEEDAASTAEIERVFFGKPGGMLERCRDAIENKHGWYAEEPPSIGLEELIRTVEEEKECLRSEVMAFFAHNQRREITIHHHAATDKLPVGASKFYGTPDLPADFVWPYYKGTDFEDVTKNRPLAFLAQIDLGEAAQYDRTGLLPTSGVLSFFYETMSMEWGFRPGSKGYARVYYFPDKELLVPTAIPPETEEWSVGEQSLTFADAVSLISPFEYSRRTGKKVDWDTYNELRAEFGAAVAAYDGHHMKMLGYADEIQDAMEPECEMYHRGFEEAAYQTLSEEERAGLMEKAVENWILLFQMGTVEEGDTELMYGDCGFIYFWIRKEDLAAQNFDNVRLILQCG comes from the coding sequence ATGAATATCGAAGCATTGACGACGCAGATGCAGGAACGCGCAGCGGCGTATGCCGCACAGCATGACACGGCGCTGAACGATGAGATCATTGCACTGGGGCGCAGCGTGCCCGCCGCCGAGCGGACGGCTGCAATCGCAGGGCTGCTCGCGCAGGCGTACATCGAGGAGCGCAGCTTCTTCGATGCGGCAAAAACGCTGAGCGAGGTCACGCCTGCGGAGCGTGACGGGCTTTGGCATTACCGCATGGGCTACGCACTGTATTTTTACGCGGTCAACCGCAGCCCGCAGCTCGCCATCCTGCGCCTTGCACGGACGTTCTTGGAGCGCGCAGAGGAAGATGCCGCGAGCACGGCGGAGATCGAGCGGGTCTTTTTCGGCAAGCCCGGCGGCATGCTGGAGCGGTGCAGGGACGCGATTGAAAACAAGCATGGATGGTATGCTGAGGAGCCGCCCTCCATCGGCTTGGAAGAGCTCATCCGTACAGTTGAGGAGGAAAAGGAGTGCCTACGGAGCGAGGTGATGGCGTTCTTTGCGCACAATCAGCGCCGCGAAATCACCATCCACCATCATGCGGCGACCGACAAACTGCCCGTTGGGGCGAGCAAGTTCTACGGGACGCCTGATCTGCCCGCAGATTTCGTCTGGCCGTACTATAAGGGAACGGACTTTGAAGATGTGACGAAGAACCGCCCGCTTGCCTTTCTCGCGCAGATTGATCTCGGCGAAGCTGCGCAGTATGACCGCACGGGTCTCCTGCCGACATCGGGCGTACTCAGCTTCTTTTATGAAACAATGTCGATGGAGTGGGGCTTTCGACCGGGGAGCAAGGGCTATGCGCGCGTCTATTACTTCCCCGACAAGGAGCTGCTTGTCCCGACGGCGATTCCGCCCGAGACGGAAGAGTGGAGCGTGGGGGAGCAGTCGCTGACCTTTGCGGACGCGGTCAGCCTCATATCGCCGTTCGAGTACAGCCGGCGCACCGGGAAAAAGGTGGACTGGGATACCTACAACGAGCTGCGCGCGGAGTTCGGCGCAGCCGTCGCTGCGTATGACGGTCATCATATGAAGATGCTCGGCTATGCGGATGAGATTCAGGACGCGATGGAGCCGGAATGTGAGATGTACCACAGGGGCTTCGAGGAGGCGGCGTATCAGACGCTCTCCGAGGAGGAGCGTGCGGGTCTCATGGAGAAGGCGGTCGAGAACTGGATCCTCCTGTTTCAGATGGGAACGGTGGAGGAGGGCGACACGGAGCTGATGTACGGCGACTGCGGGTTCATCTACTTCTGGATTCGCAAAGAGGATCTCGCCGCGCAGAACTTCGACAACGTCCGTCTGATTTTGCAGTGCGGCTGA
- a CDS encoding methyl-accepting chemotaxis protein, translating to ASSDLSNFVQSQMQVSESIAHTITDVASDAVHNNSSISEISNAIEQVSARTEEMSASGVHANQTACDAVDDANRGMKYIHELVQQNDTVSNAMTEIAHVSEKLVTSSDAIKNVVTTIREIAGQTNLLALNAAIEAARAGEAGRGFAVVAEEVRKLAEQSSAATNEIEQTITHMIESIQVAAGAIESAEEKVAASKEVTVETEKSFDSIRKRLEDVRTNIEQISQAVDHTANDMQDVVGNAQNISAVAEKTGANAETVAAASEEQSASLHDVSDSAESLAQTASKLNDITSKFKL from the coding sequence TGCAAGCAGCGACCTCTCGAACTTCGTCCAGTCACAGATGCAGGTCTCCGAGAGCATCGCGCACACGATCACGGATGTTGCATCCGACGCCGTGCACAACAACAGCAGCATCAGCGAGATCTCGAATGCCATCGAGCAGGTCAGCGCGCGCACCGAGGAGATGAGCGCGAGCGGTGTTCATGCGAACCAGACCGCATGCGACGCGGTGGACGACGCGAACCGGGGTATGAAGTACATTCACGAGCTCGTCCAGCAGAATGATACCGTCAGCAACGCCATGACCGAGATTGCACATGTCTCTGAGAAGCTCGTCACGAGCTCCGATGCCATCAAGAACGTCGTCACCACCATCCGTGAAATCGCGGGTCAGACGAACCTCCTCGCCCTCAACGCCGCCATCGAGGCTGCGCGTGCAGGTGAGGCGGGACGCGGCTTTGCCGTCGTTGCCGAGGAGGTCAGAAAACTCGCCGAGCAGAGCTCTGCCGCCACGAACGAGATCGAGCAGACCATCACCCATATGATCGAGAGCATCCAGGTCGCCGCAGGCGCAATCGAGAGTGCCGAGGAGAAGGTTGCGGCGAGCAAAGAAGTCACCGTGGAGACGGAGAAGAGCTTTGACTCCATCCGGAAACGTCTCGAGGATGTCCGCACGAACATCGAGCAGATCAGTCAGGCAGTCGACCACACGGCGAACGATATGCAGGATGTCGTCGGCAACGCGCAGAACATCAGCGCCGTCGCAGAGAAGACGGGCGCGAATGCCGAGACCGTCGCCGCCGCCTCCGAGGAGCAGAGCGCGAGCCTACACGACGTGAGCGACAGCGCCGAGTCCCTCGCACAGACGGCAAGCAAGCTCAACGATATTACGTCGAAGTTTAAGCTGTAA
- a CDS encoding TRAP transporter permease, which produces MTEKNKAQADAVLKKYDRESNTVHYAGLPKKIVAAIAITFSIFQLYTATFGVLDAQLQRAVHLGFGLALAYLLYPFRRAWTRDSFFHPIDVIFAILGAAAPAYIVIQYRELVTRAGTVSPPDVIVGGIGILLVIEATRRVVGLPMVTVVLFFLAYAFLGPYMPGVLAHRGLSVEQLISHLYFTTEGIFGIPLGVSSTFIFLFILFGAYLESTGLGKFFIDLANAVAGWASGGPAKVAVLSSGLMGTVSGSSVANVVGTGSLTIPMMKKLGYNANFAGAVEAAASTGGQLMPPVMGAAAFLMAEFVGVSYIEVVKAAAIPALLYFTGVWLGVHFEAKRKKLKGIPRSELPNPLTLLKERGHLAIPLVVIVYLLVSGYTPMRAALVAIVLSIACAMLRKSTHMKPIEIVYGLERGAKAVLGVLIACAAAGIIIGVVTKTGVGLRLASGLIDLAGGMLLPAMFFTMITAIVLGMGVPTTANYVITSTIAAPALVQMGVPILAAHMFVFYFGIIADVTPPVALAAYAGAGISGGNALKTGVHASKLAIAAFIIPYIFVLSPMILMVDATPLGLTLATLSALAGMVAISSALCGFLADHCRLYERILLIIAGLLMIKPGGTTDLIGCALFAVILVMQYTRVKKAA; this is translated from the coding sequence ATGACCGAAAAGAACAAAGCACAGGCGGACGCCGTGCTCAAGAAGTACGACCGCGAGTCGAACACCGTCCACTATGCGGGGCTGCCGAAGAAAATCGTTGCCGCCATCGCTATCACATTCTCCATCTTTCAGCTCTACACGGCGACCTTCGGCGTCCTCGACGCGCAGCTGCAGCGCGCCGTCCACCTCGGATTCGGACTCGCGCTCGCGTACCTCCTCTATCCCTTTCGGCGCGCGTGGACGCGGGACAGCTTCTTTCACCCCATCGATGTGATCTTCGCCATCCTCGGTGCGGCGGCGCCCGCCTATATCGTCATCCAGTACCGCGAGCTTGTGACGCGTGCGGGCACGGTCTCGCCCCCCGATGTCATCGTCGGCGGCATCGGCATCCTGCTCGTCATCGAGGCGACGCGGCGCGTCGTGGGGCTGCCGATGGTGACGGTCGTCCTCTTCTTCCTCGCGTACGCCTTCCTCGGCCCCTATATGCCGGGTGTCTTGGCGCATCGCGGGCTCTCGGTTGAGCAGCTCATCAGTCACCTCTACTTTACGACCGAGGGCATCTTCGGCATCCCGCTCGGCGTGTCCTCGACCTTCATCTTCCTCTTCATCCTTTTCGGCGCCTACCTTGAGAGCACAGGGCTGGGCAAATTCTTCATCGACCTCGCGAACGCCGTTGCGGGCTGGGCGAGCGGCGGCCCTGCGAAGGTTGCAGTGCTCTCGAGCGGCCTCATGGGCACGGTCTCGGGCAGCTCCGTCGCGAACGTCGTCGGCACGGGTTCGCTCACGATCCCGATGATGAAGAAACTCGGCTACAACGCGAACTTCGCGGGCGCGGTCGAGGCGGCGGCATCCACGGGCGGACAGCTCATGCCGCCGGTCATGGGCGCAGCGGCGTTTCTCATGGCAGAGTTCGTCGGCGTCTCGTACATCGAGGTCGTCAAGGCGGCGGCAATCCCCGCGCTCCTCTACTTCACGGGCGTCTGGCTCGGCGTGCATTTCGAGGCAAAGCGCAAGAAGCTCAAGGGCATCCCGCGCAGCGAGCTGCCCAATCCGCTCACCCTCTTGAAGGAGCGCGGACACCTCGCCATCCCGCTCGTCGTCATTGTCTATCTTCTCGTCTCGGGTTACACGCCCATGCGTGCGGCGCTCGTTGCCATCGTCCTCTCCATCGCGTGTGCCATGCTGCGGAAATCCACGCACATGAAGCCGATCGAGATTGTCTACGGACTCGAGCGCGGCGCGAAGGCGGTGCTCGGCGTGCTCATCGCCTGTGCGGCGGCGGGCATCATCATCGGTGTCGTCACGAAGACGGGCGTCGGACTGCGGCTTGCCTCGGGGCTCATTGACCTTGCGGGCGGCATGCTTCTCCCCGCGATGTTCTTCACCATGATTACGGCAATCGTGCTCGGCATGGGCGTCCCGACCACGGCGAACTACGTCATCACCTCGACCATCGCTGCGCCCGCACTTGTGCAGATGGGCGTACCCATCCTCGCGGCGCATATGTTTGTCTTCTACTTCGGCATCATCGCGGACGTGACCCCGCCCGTCGCGCTCGCCGCCTATGCGGGGGCGGGCATCAGCGGGGGCAATGCACTAAAGACAGGCGTGCACGCGTCCAAACTCGCCATTGCGGCGTTCATCATCCCGTACATCTTCGTCCTCTCACCGATGATCCTGATGGTGGATGCAACACCTCTCGGACTCACGCTGGCGACGCTTTCCGCCCTTGCGGGCATGGTCGCCATCAGTTCCGCGCTCTGCGGCTTCCTCGCCGATCACTGCCGCCTTTACGAGCGCATCCTCCTCATCATTGCCGGCCTCCTTATGATAAAGCCGGGCGGCACAACCGACCTCATTGGCTGCGCCCTCTTTGCCGTCATCCTTGTGATGCAGTATACGCGCGTGAAAAAGGCGGCTTGA
- a CDS encoding TAXI family TRAP transporter solute-binding subunit → MNISTVKKIFAAGAVLVFSAALLTGCGGDSASSGEKKFLNIGTGGTAGTYYPIGGAIAEVLNKDIPGMNASAQSTGASVANINMLRDGAVDLATVQNDITYYAVNGTEMFADKKVEGLMGIASLYPETCQFVTLQSSGITSLAELKGKRVAVGAAGSGVEANARQILAAYGVTYDDIDEQFLSFAEGASALKDGNVDVAILTAGYPTASVQDIASQNPVRLLPVDEKVADELIAKYPFYTKTVIPAGTYAGFDEAVPGVSVMAMLVAGPTVNADLGYSITKAIFSNLDRLQAAHAVGKQITKDTAKSGMSLPMNAGAEKYFNEK, encoded by the coding sequence ATGAATATCTCTACCGTAAAGAAAATTTTTGCGGCAGGCGCAGTCCTTGTATTCTCTGCTGCGCTTCTCACCGGCTGCGGCGGCGACTCCGCCTCATCGGGAGAGAAGAAGTTCCTCAACATCGGAACGGGCGGCACGGCAGGAACGTACTACCCCATCGGCGGTGCGATTGCCGAGGTGCTGAACAAGGATATCCCCGGCATGAATGCGAGTGCGCAGAGCACGGGCGCATCCGTTGCAAACATCAATATGCTGCGCGACGGCGCTGTGGATCTTGCGACGGTGCAGAACGACATCACCTACTACGCCGTGAACGGCACGGAGATGTTTGCGGATAAGAAGGTCGAGGGGCTCATGGGCATTGCATCGCTCTATCCCGAGACCTGCCAGTTCGTCACGCTCCAGTCCTCCGGCATCACGAGCCTCGCGGAGCTCAAGGGCAAGCGCGTCGCGGTCGGTGCGGCCGGCTCGGGCGTGGAGGCGAATGCGCGCCAGATTCTCGCGGCATACGGCGTCACCTATGACGATATCGACGAGCAGTTTCTCTCGTTTGCCGAGGGAGCGAGCGCACTGAAGGACGGCAATGTGGATGTTGCCATCCTGACGGCGGGCTATCCGACGGCATCCGTGCAGGACATTGCCTCGCAGAACCCTGTGCGCCTCCTCCCCGTGGATGAGAAGGTGGCGGATGAGCTGATTGCAAAGTATCCGTTCTACACGAAGACCGTCATCCCCGCCGGCACGTATGCAGGCTTTGACGAGGCTGTGCCCGGCGTCTCCGTCATGGCGATGCTCGTTGCGGGCCCCACGGTGAACGCAGACCTCGGCTACAGCATTACGAAGGCGATCTTCTCGAACCTCGACCGCCTGCAGGCGGCGCACGCAGTCGGCAAGCAGATCACGAAGGACACGGCGAAGAGCGGTATGTCTCTGCCGATGAATGCGGGTGCGGAGAAGTACTTTAACGAGAAATGA